In one Streptomyces sp. NBC_00597 genomic region, the following are encoded:
- the pheS gene encoding phenylalanine--tRNA ligase subunit alpha: MSAPNKSYDPVEVEALKPEEIERMRDEALAAFATAGDLDALREAKTAHMGDRSPLALANREIGALPPQAKAEAGKRVGQARGAVNKAFGARTVELEAERDERVLVEEAVDVTLPYDRVPAGARHPLTTLMDRIADIFTAMGYEVAEGPEVEAEWFNFDALNFTPDHPARQMQDTFFVQGPEGTEGDESGVVLRTHTSPVQARSLLDREPPVYVVCPGRVFRTDELDATHTPVFHQVELLAVDEGLTMADLKGTLDHMVQALFGKDMTTRLRPNFFPFTEPSAEMDMQCYVCRGESVGNPDRPCRTCSSEGWIELGGCGMVNPKVLIACGVDPEKYSGFAFGFGIERMLMFRHNVEDMRDMVEGDVRFTRPFGMEI; encoded by the coding sequence ATGTCGGCACCGAACAAGTCGTACGACCCTGTCGAGGTCGAGGCACTGAAACCGGAAGAGATCGAGCGCATGCGGGACGAGGCGCTCGCCGCCTTCGCGACCGCCGGCGACCTCGACGCGCTGCGTGAGGCGAAGACCGCGCACATGGGCGACCGCTCGCCCCTGGCGCTCGCCAACCGCGAGATCGGCGCCCTGCCGCCGCAGGCCAAGGCCGAGGCGGGCAAGCGCGTGGGCCAGGCCCGCGGCGCCGTGAACAAGGCCTTCGGGGCCCGCACGGTCGAGCTCGAAGCCGAGCGCGACGAGCGGGTGCTGGTCGAGGAGGCAGTGGACGTCACGCTGCCGTACGACCGCGTCCCCGCCGGTGCCCGGCACCCCCTGACCACGCTGATGGACCGCATCGCGGACATCTTCACGGCCATGGGCTACGAGGTGGCCGAGGGGCCCGAGGTCGAGGCGGAGTGGTTCAACTTCGACGCCCTCAACTTCACGCCCGACCACCCGGCGCGCCAGATGCAGGACACCTTCTTCGTCCAGGGGCCGGAAGGCACCGAGGGCGACGAGTCCGGCGTCGTGCTGCGCACCCACACCTCCCCGGTGCAGGCGCGCTCGCTGCTCGACCGGGAGCCACCCGTGTACGTGGTGTGCCCGGGCCGGGTGTTCCGCACCGACGAGCTCGACGCGACGCACACCCCGGTCTTCCACCAGGTCGAGCTGCTCGCCGTCGACGAGGGCCTGACCATGGCCGACCTCAAGGGCACCCTGGACCACATGGTCCAGGCGCTCTTCGGCAAGGACATGACCACCCGGCTGCGCCCGAACTTCTTCCCGTTCACCGAGCCGTCCGCCGAGATGGACATGCAGTGCTACGTGTGCCGCGGCGAGTCGGTGGGCAACCCCGACCGTCCGTGCCGCACCTGCTCCAGCGAGGGCTGGATCGAGCTCGGCGGCTGCGGAATGGTCAACCCCAAGGTGCTCATCGCCTGCGGTGTGGACCCCGAGAAGTACAGCGGGTTCGCCTTCGGGTTCGGCATCGAGCGGATGCTGATGTTCCGCCACAACGTCGAAGACATGCGAGACATGGTCGAGGGTGACGTCCGGTTCACCCGGCCGTTCGGGATGGAGATCTGA